From Lagenorhynchus albirostris chromosome 15, mLagAlb1.1, whole genome shotgun sequence, one genomic window encodes:
- the FAM110A gene encoding protein FAM110A, with translation MPVDTLTPGARDTPALPFRLQTKVPGYQLQRPADCGARKPSAVERLEADKAKYVKSLHVANTRQEPVQPLLCKQPLFSPGTRRTVLTPCRRVLPGPGRRPQLDLDILSSLINLCDSPVSPAEASRTPGRSEGARQAPPATPPRPPPSIAAVRRVDVLPLPASPAQPCPSPGTAATSSPARPPGLQRSKSDLSERFSRAAADLERFFNFCGLDQEEARGLGVAHLARANSDIVSLAGPSAGPASSEGGCSRRSSATIEELARERVPYGVSVIERNARVIKWLYGLRQARETPAAEG, from the coding sequence ATGCCTGTGGACACGCTGACTCCGGGAGCCCGAGACACCCCCGCCCTACCTTTCCGCCTACAGACCAAGGTCCCCGGCTACCAGCTACAGCGGCCAGCAGACTGTGGAGCCCGGAAACCTAGTGCTGTAGAGCGCCTGGAGGCCGACAAGGCCAAGTATGTCAAGAGCCTGCATGTGGCCAATACCCGgcaggaacctgtgcagccccTGCTGTGCAAACAACCACTCTTCAGCCCTGGAACTCGCCGCACGGTGCTCACGCCTTGCCGCCGAGTCCTGCCTGGCCCCGGCCGCCGGCCCCAGCTGGACCTGGACATCCTGAGCAGCCTCATCAACTTGTGTGATAGTCCTGTGTCCCCTGCTGAGGCCAGCCGTACCCCCGGACGGTCAGAGGGGGCCCGCCAggctcccccagccacccccccACGCCCACCACCCAGTATTGCTGCAGTCCGCCGAGTGGATGTCCTTCCCCTGCCGGCGtcacctgcccagccctgcccatcacCAGGCACTGCCGCCACCTCTAGCCCGGCCCGGCCCCCAGGTTTGCAACGCTCCAAGTCAGACCTGAGTGAGCGCTTCTCCCGGGCAGCAGCTGACCTGGAGAGATTTTTTAACTTCTGCGGCCTGGACCAGGAGGAGGCACGGGGATTGGGTGTGGCCCACCTAGCCCGGGCCAACTCAGACATCGTGTCCCTGGCTGGGCCCAGTGCTGGGCCGGCTAGCTCCGAGGGGGGCTGCTCCCGCCGCAGCTCTGCCACCATCGAGGAGCTGGCTCGGGAGCGCGTCCCCTATGGTGTGTCAGTGATAGAGCGCAACGCCCGTGTGATCAAATGGCTGTATGGGTTGCGACAAGCACGGGAGACTCCAGCAGCTGAGGGCTAG